The following are from one region of the Papaver somniferum cultivar HN1 unplaced genomic scaffold, ASM357369v1 unplaced-scaffold_132, whole genome shotgun sequence genome:
- the LOC113332887 gene encoding protease Do-like 8, chloroplastic has product MVLSPIRLQVPEGNGSEVIWDEQGHIVTNYHVVGNALSRNPAPGQVVALVNILASDGVQKNFEGKLIGADRDKDLAVLQVFTCCSFLRPIKVGQSSDLKVGQQCLAIGNPFGFDHTLTVGVISGLNREINIQAGVTISGGIQTDASINPGNSGGPLLDSKGNLIGINTAIYTQTGGKVQVAVVNPAK; this is encoded by the exons ATGGTTTTATCTCCAATTCGATTGCAG GTTCCTGAAGGAAATGGTTCAGAAGTAATTTGGGATGAACAAGGACATATAGTTACAAACTATCATG TTGTTGGCAACGCTCTTTCAAGAAATCCTGCCCCTGGTCAAGTTGTTGCCCTAGTCAATATTCTTGCGTCTGATGG GGTGCAAAAGAACTTTGAGGGCAAGCTAATTGGTGCAGACCGTGACAAAGATCTCGCCGTTTTACAGGTATTTACTTGTTGTTCTT TTCTGAGGCCAATTAAGGTGGGACAGTCTTCTGATCTAAAAGTTGGCCAGCAGTGTTTAGCGATCGGAAACCCATTTGGATTTGATCACACTCTGACAGTTGGAGTTATTAGTGGACTAAATAGAGAAATTAACATCCAAGCTGGAGTTACAATCAGTGGCGGAATTCAGACAGATGCATCCATCAATCCTGGTAACAG CGGAGGCCCCCTACTCGACTCTAAAGGAAATTTAATTGGGATTAACACTGCAATATATACTCAAACAG GTGGAAAAGTTCAAGTAGCAGTAGTAAACCCTGCAAAGTAA